The window AGCCGGAGCTGCTCGCGGAACCGCCGGATGAAGTCGTCCGCGCGCgcgtccacctccaccgccggctcctcctcggccgccgccctccgcgtcCTCCTCGCCCGCGGGCGCCGGTTATTACTACTAgctggcgccgcctccgcggcggccTCCGACCGGCTCCGCTCGATGCGCGCCTCCTCGCGCTCGGCCTCGTGGCCGTCGTACCCCGCCGCCCCGGCACCCGTCGtcgtcaccggcggcggcgcccgggggGACGAGGACGACGGCACCGGGTCCGGGGCTCCGACGTCGTCGCCGAAGAGCGGCGcgtggtcggcggcgaggccgaggcgggagaAGCTGAGCGACGCGCGGAGGCGGTCCACGGCCAGCGACGGCGCGCGCAGCAGGAGTCCCCGCCGCTCGtgcccgggcgccgccgccggcggtggcatCAGCCTCGACGCCacggcgatggtgacgatgacGAGGTTCACGACCACGAACAGCACCGCGGGCGTCAGCCACCCGCGCGCGGCCTCCAGCATCGCACCCTccgtccctccctctctcctctcccggTGCTCCGGGTGGGTGATGCCGAGGCGGCTGCGGCCGGGGTTTTAGCCTCCTCTAGGCACGGCACACGGCAGGCAGGGGGGTTTAGAGTTCTGGGGTAGGTAGGGTGGCGTGGGAGCGGAATGGAGGAGCCGGTGCAAGACTGCAAGAGGATATGAATGCGCATGTGGGGCACATGGTACGGaggcggaggacgaggagggaggaagacgacgaggGGAACCGACCGACCCAGAACGTGGGCGGCCAGTCGCTGACAGAGAGGGCGACCGCGCCCATAGGTTACGGCCGCTGCGGTGGGGGGCGCGCCAAGACGGCCGGCCGCGGGCGGTCACGAGCGGACGAGCGGCGCCACCCGTGTAAATAAAATACGGGCGCGTGGATAAGAACATCCGAGTCGCTACGCTAGAACACTAGAACAGAGCACGGGGCTGGGAGTCGTAGATGTAGACTTATTTGGCGTCTAGATTTTCTTGCCAACATCTCTGCTGACAGGTTTtcgaaagaaaaaaacaaatttctgCTGGCGCTCAGTTAAAAGTTTCAGAGGTACTATATCTCTGTGTGTGTTTTTTACATATGCCCCCATCCGGTTTAAAAGGAAAAAGTCTGTTTTGCCTCCTCCAATTTTTACGAAAGTCTAATTTTCCTCCTCCAACTATAAAATCGGATATATGGCCTCCCCAACTTATCAAAACCGGACAACTTTCCTCCCTAAGTGgtttgagattgaggtgatagtggttttgacaaaaaaaaatatttt is drawn from Panicum virgatum strain AP13 chromosome 1N, P.virgatum_v5, whole genome shotgun sequence and contains these coding sequences:
- the LOC120655122 gene encoding uncharacterized protein LOC120655122 — encoded protein: MLEAARGWLTPAVLFVVVNLVIVTIAVASRLMPPPAAAPGHERRGLLLRAPSLAVDRLRASLSFSRLGLAADHAPLFGDDVGAPDPVPSSSSPRAPPPVTTTGAGAAGYDGHEAEREEARIERSRSEAAAEAAPASSNNRRPRARRTRRAAAEEEPAVEVDARADDFIRRFREQLRLQRLDSILRYRDTLRRTGTA